A window of Mobiluncus massiliensis genomic DNA:
ACGTTGCCTTTCGCTTCCATTGCGGTGGCGGTGTCTTTCAGGCCGTTGCCGGTCAAGGTGCAGGCAATTCGCACTCCTCCGGGTACTTTGCCTTGCTCGGCCAACGCCAACAGACCTGCTACCGGGGCCGCGCTGGCCGGCTCGCAAAACACTCCGACTTCCGCGGCAATAATGGACTGGGCCTGCATAATGGCTGCATCACTGACCGCGGTAATCAATCCGCCGGAGTCGTCGCGGGCCGCGGTGGCGTAGTCCCAAGACGCGGGATTGCCAATCCGGATTGCGGTGGCGATGGTTTCCGGGTTCTCTATAGGGTGTCCCGCCACGAAGGGTGCGGCTCCGGAGGCTTGAATCCCCCACATTCGAGGCAGCTTGGTGGTTTGTGGTTTCAGTTTCAGGGCCGAATCCTCGATTGAGGAAGCAACTTTCCGACCGAAGTACTCGTTATATCCCATCCAATAGGCGCTGATGTTTCCGGCGTTACCCACCGGCAGGCAGTGGATATCGGGCGCATCACCCAGGGCGTCACAAATTTCAAAAGCGGCGGTCTTTTGTCCCTGCAGCCGGTAGGGGTTAATTGAATTCACCAAACCCACCGGGTACTTTTCGGTCAGTTCCCGGGTGATTCGCAAGCAGTCGTCAAAGTTTCCGTCCACGGCGATGAGCTTAGCTCCGTGCATCACGGCTTGAGCCAGCTTGCCCAGAGCAATCTTTCCGGCGGGTAAAATGACCGCGCATCCCACCCCTGCCGCGACCGAATAAGCCGCCGCGGAAGCGGAGGTGTTGCCGGTGGAAGCGCAGGCCACCATCTGAGTGCCTGCCGCCTTCACTTTCGTCATGGCCATAGTCATGCCCCGGTCTTTGAACGAACCGGTGGGGTTAGCGCCGTCAAACTTCACATAGACTTCGGTACCGGTGGTGTCTACGCCAGCTTTCTCGCTCAGGGTGCCAATGCGCTGTTCCACGCGGCGCGCCCGAATCAAGGGGGTATTGCCCTCAAACAGGGTCACAACGGGGTCGCCTGGTTCCAGGGGAAGTCGATTCCGGTATTCTTCCAGCAGACCGCTCCACATCTGTGCCATGTTTTGGTTGCTCCTTATTCGCGGTTTCGATAACCTCAACAGTTTTCGCTCTCGGCCATGCCCAGTCACGAAAAAACTGAGGCTCTCATTGGTC
This region includes:
- the thrC gene encoding threonine synthase, which encodes MAQMWSGLLEEYRNRLPLEPGDPVVTLFEGNTPLIRARRVEQRIGTLSEKAGVDTTGTEVYVKFDGANPTGSFKDRGMTMAMTKVKAAGTQMVACASTGNTSASAAAYSVAAGVGCAVILPAGKIALGKLAQAVMHGAKLIAVDGNFDDCLRITRELTEKYPVGLVNSINPYRLQGQKTAAFEICDALGDAPDIHCLPVGNAGNISAYWMGYNEYFGRKVASSIEDSALKLKPQTTKLPRMWGIQASGAAPFVAGHPIENPETIATAIRIGNPASWDYATAARDDSGGLITAVSDAAIMQAQSIIAAEVGVFCEPASAAPVAGLLALAEQGKVPGGVRIACTLTGNGLKDTATAMEAKGNVTPPVIEPSLQAAVRELGL